The following proteins come from a genomic window of Trifolium pratense cultivar HEN17-A07 linkage group LG4, ARS_RC_1.1, whole genome shotgun sequence:
- the LOC123881641 gene encoding wall-associated receptor kinase-like 14, giving the protein MFYHHKSNLSIIIIIITIFVTVITADQNKRNCNRRCGKQFVKYPFGFSDDCEIKLNCNSSNKELKIGELKVQEVNSDSIFISLPAKCNRSTSFIDPLFGKNFAPTWNNTFLVQKCNSNLSGCVIPTSSFIGSNIDVEGCDDKTRSDNITCFSQLQRQRTREHEDVLTVNDWNRNGCKFLFSAIAVDTSKIKEVPIQFQVVELGWWLQLEGTCGCSNDSSCTVVHLHGDKQGFRCRCHEGFVGDGFVKGSGCRRVSQCRPSTFGSSKCGKALRIGILIGVILVGASVTAALATLCYFAKRRSTWLTKQLTVKRLLREAAGNYIVPLYPYKEIERATNFFSEKHRLGTGAYGTVYAGNLHNDELVAIKKIRYRDTNSVDQVMNEIKLLSSVSHPNLVRLLGCCIEKGEHILVYEYMANGTLSQHLQRERGGTLPWTIRLTIASETANAIAFLHSSNPPIYHRDIKSSNILLDFSFQSKVADFGLSRLGMTETSHISTAPQGTPGYVDPQYHQNFHLSDKSDVYSFGVVLVEIITAMKVVDFGRPQSEINLAALAVEKIRKGRIEDIIDPFLDLNRDAWTLYSVNKVAELAFRCLAFHSEARPSMIEVAEELDHIRRSGWATMEETICMGSSVGSTCSSPRNNGNENLVSRNEISIVPQKTNSFLHSIEEVKDSSPVSMHGTWSSRPSSPSANSLLGNVVQ; this is encoded by the exons ATGTTCTATCATCACAAGTCAAAtctttctatcatcatcatcatcatcacaatcTTTGTAACGGTAATAACTGCTGATCAAAATAAACGTAACTGCAATAGAAGATGCGGAAAACAATTTGTAAAGTATCCATTCGGATTCTCTGATGATTGTGAAATCAAACTAAACTGCAACAGCAGCAACAAAGAACTCaaaattggtgaattaaaaGTTCAAGAAGTGAATTCTGATAGCATATTCATATCTTTACCAGCAAAATGCAACCGTAGCACTAGTTTCATAGACCCACTTTTCGGTAAAAATTTCGCTCCAACATGGAACAATACGTTCCTTGTACAGAAATGTAATTCAAATCTTAGTGGTTGTGTTATTCCAACTTCAAGTTTCATTGGATCAAACATAGATGTTGAAGGTTGTGATGATAAAACAAGAAGTGATAACATCACTTGCTTTTCGCAATTGCAGCGTCAAAGAACGCGCGAGCACGAGGATGTTCTTACTGTTAATGATTGGAATAGAAATGGATGCAAATTCTTGTTTTCTGCTATTGCTGTTGATACCAGTAAAATCAAAGAGGTACCAATTCAGTTTCAGGTGGTTGAGTTGGGGTGGTGGCTTCAACTTGAAGGGACTTGTGGATGTTCTAATGATTCTAGTTGTACTGTGGTTCATCTTCACGGAGATAAACAGGGTTTCCGGTGTCGTTGCCACGAAGGTTTCGTCGGAGATGGATTTGTCAAAGGTTCTGGTTGCCGGAGAG TTTCTCAATGCAGACCTTCAACATTTGGGTCTAGCAAATGTGGAAAAGCACTCAGAATTGGTATACTTATTGGAG TGATCTTAGTTGGAGCCTCCGTGACGGCTGCTCTGGCTACACTATGCTACTTCGCCAAGCGCCGTTCCACGTGGCTGACAAAACAATTGACGGTAAAGCGCCTATTAAGAGAAGCTGCAGGCAACTACATTGTTCCTCTCTACCCTTACAAAGAAATAGAAAGAGCCACAAATTTTTTCTCAGAGAAACACAGGCTAGGAACCGGTGCTTACGGCACGGTTTATGCAGGAAACCTTCACAATGATGAATTGGTTGCTATAAAAAAGATCAGGTATAGAGACACCAATAGTGTTGACCAAGTCATGAATGAGATCAAGCTTCTTTCTTCGGTTAGTCACCCGAATTTAGTTCGACTCTTAGGCTGCTGCATAGAAAAAGGAGAGCATATACTTGTTTATGAGTATATGGCAAATGGAACATTATCTCAACATTTACAAAGAGAAAGAGGTGGAACACTTCCTTGGACAATAAGACTCACCATTGCCTCTGAAACTGCTAATGCTATAGCATTTCTCCACTCTTCAAATCCTCCAATTTATCATAGAGACATAAAATCTAGTAACATACTTTTGGACTTTAGCTTTCAATCGAAAGTAGCCGATTTCGGACTTTCTAGGCTAGGTATGACAGAAACATCGCATATCTCAACTGCGCCACAAGGGACACCGGGTTATGTTGATCCACAATACCACCAAAACTTTCACCTTTCTGATAAAAGTGATGTATATAGTTTCGGAGTTGTTTTGGTAGAGATAATAACGGCAATGAAAGTGGTTGATTTCGGTAGACCTCAGAGTGAGATTAATTTAGCAGCACTTGCTGTTGAAAAAATTAGGAAAGGTCGTATCGAAGATATCATAGATCCTTTCCTTGATCTAAATAGGGATGCTTGGACACTCTATTCTGTTAACAAGGTAGCCGAGCTTGCATTTAGATGCCTTGCTTTTCATAGCGAAGCGAGACCTAGTATGATTGAAGTGGCCGAGGAGCTAGATCATATCAGACGCAGTGGATGGGCGACGATGGAGGAAACTATATGCATGGGCTCATCAGTTGGATCCACTTGTTCATCGCCTCGTAATAATGGAAATGAGAATTTAGTTTCGAGGAATGAGATATCGATTGTTCCACAAAAGACTAATAGTTTTTTGCATTCAATAGAGGAGGTGAAGGATAGTTCCCCTGTATCTATGCATGGTACTTGGTCAAGTAGACCTAGCTCACCTTCAGCAAACAGCTTATTGGGAAATGTTGTTCAGTGA